agtacttTGGCCATAGGTGCTCAATTGCGAAAATTATCTATAAAAATACCTTTATACTTAACATAAAACCAACCGTAGATACCATAACTTTATATATTCACTAAACCTTGCATAAATGCATAGTTTTAAAAGCAGCACTAATAAGTCTTTCTTTTATAAGGCCCATAGCTTGGTCCGTAACTTGGCCCATAACTAGGCCCATGTTCGTAATGGTGGTGCGGCCCGTAGTGGTCGTGCTCATGGCTATGGTGGTACTCCTGCTTCTTCTCTTTGAGATAACTCACGAACCAGCTGAGGAAGTAGCCGGCCTTGTGGATGATAAGCCAGAAGACGAAGGCGTAGACCAGTTTGAGGACGAAGAACTTCTTTAGGATGATATCAGCAAAGTACACTGGAAATAAAAGGCACAATTCATTACAAATGTAAGCTGCTGGTAGGAGCtgcgtcgagccgaggacagggcacAATGGTGCTTACTGAGGGACGTCCAGCAGTTGTCTGttataggatgatgatgatgatgaatagaaatatattaacagccgtggtggcctatggATTcgccctatggcctctcaagcactAAAGGCCGCCGAAGACAGAAAAACATTGAGAAGCATAGTGCAACAATCTGTCAGCATTTCAGACTAGACACGACCTTCAGCAATGAAGAtaccgacaaagaagaagaagaagatggcctctcaaacagaggacgTGGTATCAAACCCGGGCTCAcatctattcatcatcatcatcatgtcggaaagacgtccactgttggacataggcctcccccaaggctctccactcagaccggtcttgtgctatCCGCATCCACAGCGAtctcgcgatcttaaccaggacgtcgctccatcttgttggaggcctaccagcagctcgtctcccggtccgcatCTCACATCCGTCCAgtgccactaccatgagtttacagtgaccgtactcgatagcgacggcgtaaattatttgtatggagaattgtacagcgcccctacaaataacttcccatcccagcctatatacgtcccactgttgggcacaggcctcctctaagaacaagagggcttgggccatagttcccacgcgggcccagtgcggattgggaactacaataatttacgccgttgctatcgagtacggtcactgtaaactcatggtagtggtacagctcacatctattaaaaatacaaactgagacatggatgcacagaaaaaccagaaaaagagaccagcgctgggaatcgaacccaggtcctcagcaatccgtgctgcgtgctataacccctacaccaccgctggacaggaatctagacacgaatttttcctatgcatttttgacataataataccatggaaaatacaaactgagacattgcacaaaaaaccagaaaaagagaccagcgctgtccagcggtggtgtaggggttatagcacgcagcacggattgctgagggcCTGGGTTCGAGTGAAGCTATGGTCTCTTTTAGCTGTATTTTGCCCTAAAAACAGTAAAGTTAAGGGAATGATACGACAGCGTAAGCGAGAAACCGTAGTATCAATGCAAGCAGATAACGGAACTGAGCCGTAACTAAAATATGCAACGATTGGAAATCCATTACGTCCCCATTTGCGTGCCATGCAGCGCTAGCTGTTTAAATAATCTCGTTCCGTACAGCGAATGACAATGGATTGGTATTTTTCCGCGGAAAAGAATGATGGATAAGATCATCAATACTACTTTGACataacccctgtcacggacgtcgagaaaatatagtaaaaggttcacaaatccgcgctgtgaacaagtTTTATAGTGTTTAGGATAATgtatcaataaaacaaaacagccAAGGGCGTGTCGCACAAGGAGGCCACGCCTAATGTAGTAAGGTTCCGTTACAGTTCCCTAGTGCTATGAGTCTCTGATAGATAAGATCTGATAGTGATAAGGTATCCATTTTTGCTATTTCGACTGCGGAACTCttaaacaaacaacaataagAAAGtagaatgaaaaaaatgttcttaGAAGTTCAATATATCAATTAGATGCAGGAGTAACTTAATTAACACCAACTCACCAAATAAAgcgattttctttttttttccccTCGCTTCGACTTCGCCCTGTGGCTCAGGAAACGCATTACATAATGCCACAaaaccaattaaaaataaaataacaatctcAGGACGCATTTTGTTTCCAGCCAGGTATTTTACGCACGATAATGTTTTAATCTTCCTTTTTGGCTGGCTGGTTTTAATCCAGCGTTCACTTGTTTCGAATTTTGAATATAGAATGGTTGTCGATGTATTTTGTTCAGATGACAGTGACATAATGGCGGTTGTCCTCTGCCAACCTTCTGCCAACCCAATAGTTAGCTCCGTGCTAAATGTGATAATCAGTCGAAAGTGAACCTCACAACTTTCCTGAAGGTCTAAATAACTTACGAAATAACAATGAACTTGGCAGTGCCGAGAAGTTTTCCTTTTGTAAAAGAAACCGATGAGAAAGATTGATGGTGGCTTTGGAAATAAATCAGGATGCCATAAAGGGATACCGTTATGGCCGCCgtaaaaaaacagaaaacgaTAGAGTTATCATTTACGCTGCCTACAATTGGGTTAAGCGGATAACATGCAGGTCGGAGTGGATTCATAATCATGTTTGCGAAAGAGATTGATATTCCTGCAACTTAGAAGCTGAGAAAGTTAAGTAATAACCATAGCAATTTAATAgcgtaaatatttgtattaaggTTTATCCTAACTAAAGGATAATTAATGTAGAAGTATAAATGTACTTGAAATTATCTTATAATAATTCCAAAACTAACGTTGATTTGTAGCCCTGTTGTGATTACAAGAATACACCTTTTTCCGGCGCAAGTTTTTCTATGAAACGTTTGTGAAATTCACGATGTTAGTTttaggaattcccacgggattttcaATTGTTAGAATTTGTTTTCACTTGTACCTAACTGCTACCAGAAACGAGACATACCACACTAACAACCAGTAACATTATcccgacgtttcgaccacattacagtggccgtggtcacgagtagaagtgctcgaggtaattattacttgtTATTACCGTGATGAGTCCCGGTTGTGGTAGTTACAATGGTTTACGCGTCCGAAACTGCGTGTAAAAGCTAGccagaaaataaaactttctaTCTTATAAATCACCTGAAGCGATTCAAAGCGATCTCAGAAGCAAGATAATCGAGGTGCCGTAAAATGAACGATTACGGTCCAGATCACCCACGACCAATCCTAGCTGGTCCCAGGTAACGAGCTTCTCGGTAACATGGCCCCTGGGAGGTGGTAAAACGGAGGGCTTTCTATTATTGGTCCGCACAGATTTTGCATGTTCAAACCAACCTTTCCGCCGCGCCGTTTATTCTCGGTCGTTAAGATGATATGTGATATTTGAATGTacttttataacctggattgaAAAGGATGTGGCTGAATGGCCGTTCAAAAACATGTTAGCAAACGATGTACAGAAGAAGCTGCGCGtgccaggatggaaccttttcacaatcaatttcacGATTATTTCTTTGGAAGATGTAGACTGTCAACATGTTTGCTGTGAAAATGTTCCATACAGCACATTGTACCAGCATATTATAGACAGGGTAAAGAGATAGTGTCAttctaccaatattataaatgcgaaagttttgaGCATGTGTGTGTACGTTTGTTCGTTACATCCCTTCACGCTAACCGCTtcacggatttggatgaaatttggtatacagaaaGCTAAACATCTGCAAAATATGGACAAACGGACGGACTATGTAGCAacaaaccctaaaaatagtcaTACTTTTCTTAAGCAAGTAAAAATACCAGACGTTTCTCAATAAGATTAGTATAACCCTGCCAACTTAACACGAGCCAAAATCCTTTTAAAATTCATGAACCTAATTACGTCCAATCACAGACCGGCTTCGTGTTACGCCACTTGTAATAGCCAATCAGGATGTGTTGTTAATATGCATTGAATTAGCCCCTGACACAACATAATCTAATAGTACTTTAGTCGGAGTAATCTACAATGCTACGTGAGTATAGAAAAAGTCCAAATCTTAACCCAACTGGCACACAAGCTGCTTACGCAGGCATTATAAAGCCTGGGGGCTGGATACTAGTAGTTTAAGTGCTGTATAATTTTCCTTTAGATATACAGTCACATTATTTAAAAACCCTTTAACGGCTTAAAATCATCTGAGTAGCTATAGAACTGCAGAATAAATAAAGTCACCGGCATAACGCGAAGAATATTGAAGTTAAAGTGGCTGTaagcaggccacatcgctcgaagaacagaggagttactacgaaactcgaaatctAAGTTCGgatcgcaccgtctctttcacaCGCGTATTAAATGCGTACGAAGTTTGAGTTTCGCATTTCGTAATATAGGGCTAGATAATCGTTGAGAGAGAAAGATTCTcgaatggcgaccacgaactgaatttttttttgtttgttttttttttgtgcccAGTGTatgagcgttttcacattatccgatccgatatcggtttGGACTGGACGATGACGGTAGACCcaactagttttttaatttccgacaaaatcgttccgatacgtgTGATTAAAATGGCGCTACGCGTCGGGCTCTGCGCaaacagagacaatttagatacacacatagcacacatacaaactttatcgtccgacagcccacgtatcggtgtcggctccgatatccgaatgtgaaagacaggtacataaataacattttacttgccccgatatcgtatcgtcgtccgataccaatatcggatcggatagtgTAAAACCCTTTTTAAAACTTATAAATGCAAAATCATGTCAATTTAACACATGGTCGGCATAATGGGATTAAAACCCCCTGATAAACTAAGGCTGCTCACGCAGAAGAGTTTAAAAGATGGAAACAACGCTTTGAAATTTATCTGGAGGCAAGTGGTGCAAGTACGAAAAGTGATGCAATACAGATTGCGTTACTGTTGCACTGCATGGGGGAAGAGTGCATCGAAATATAACAATACAT
Above is a window of Choristoneura fumiferana chromosome 18, NRCan_CFum_1, whole genome shotgun sequence DNA encoding:
- the LOC141437962 gene encoding uncharacterized protein, which produces MRPEIVILFLIGFVALCNAFPEPQGEVEARGKKKKIALFVYFADIILKKFFVLKLVYAFVFWLIIHKAGYFLSWFVSYLKEKKQEYHHSHEHDHYGPHHHYEHGPSYGPSYGPSYGPYKRKTY